The genomic window GGTGGCCCGAAAAATGCCTGCCTGAGTGACACTCGGGGCCCTTCAAGCGAGCCTGTACCACCTGCCCCCTGACGAAACAATGCTCCCTGATGGTTCGCGCTGCCCGCTAACAGCGCGCAGCTGTAGCTCCCAGCACCAATGTCCAGCGTCCCGCCAGCGCAAAGAGAGTTTCCCTGCACAGATCGACGTCACCCTGGCGTATCCGGCCCTTGTTTCCAGCCGCAAGCCAGGGATAATGAGCCTCCACCCTCACACCCTGAAATGCTGCCTGCCATGCGTCTGGATAAATTTGTTTGTAAAAGCACTGCCTTGACCAGAACTGAAGCCACCCGGGCTATCAATGCTGGGGAGCTGAGCGTTAATGGCAACGTTGTTCTGGACGCCGCAACTCAGGTGCATGAAAACAACCGCATCAGCCTTTATGGCCAGATTCTGAAGGCACGGGACTTTCGCTATATCCTGCTTCACAAGCCCGCCAACACCATCTGCTCTAATGTGGACGAAGTCTACCCATCCGTCTTCACGCATATAGACGTTGAGAACCCCGCAGAGCTGCATGTGGCCGGGCGCCTGGATGCTGATACTACCGGGCTGGTGCTGGTCACCGACGATGGCCGCTGGTCCTTCGATATCATCAGGCCCACCAGGCGCTGTGAAAAGGTTTACCGCGTGGGGCT from Marinobacterium aestuarii includes these protein-coding regions:
- a CDS encoding pseudouridine synthase, encoding MRLDKFVCKSTALTRTEATRAINAGELSVNGNVVLDAATQVHENNRISLYGQILKARDFRYILLHKPANTICSNVDEVYPSVFTHIDVENPAELHVAGRLDADTTGLVLVTDDGRWSFDIIRPTRRCEKVYRVGLSYPIADDVAQRFADGLQLQGEQKLTRPAVLEVVTPKEVLLTITEGRFHQVKRMFAAVGNRVLSLHRERIGQIGLDVAVGQWRYLSTDEIGSFG